The following are encoded in a window of Ricinus communis isolate WT05 ecotype wild-type chromosome 4, ASM1957865v1, whole genome shotgun sequence genomic DNA:
- the LOC125369820 gene encoding uncharacterized protein LOC125369820 — protein sequence MTLNEECSAILQNKLPIKRRDLGSFTISCLSEPKPTRISIQLLDRAVNFPRRIVENVLVKVDKFIFPIDFVVMDMEGESSVPLILGRPFLATSRAVIDMCDGNLQLRVGDETITFDLSTSMQHDNVVYSVDVLDNIVESQLHEILLDDPLQVALQAEDEEELSNEDVLEQLACCWLASPAGCAQEGRYDGGQE from the exons ATGACACTAAATGAGGAGTGCTCAGCCATTCTTCAAAACAAGCTGCCAATAAAGAGGCGTGATCtagggagtttcactatttccT GTTTGAGTGAGCCAAAACCTACTAGGATAAGCATACAGTTACTAGATAGGGCTGTGAATTTTCCTAGGAGAATAGTTGAGAATGTACTTGTTAAAGTAGACAAGTTTATATTTCCTATTGATTTTGTtgttatggatatggagggtgagagTAGCGTACCTTTAATCCTAggtagacctttccttgcaacatctagggcTGTTATAGATATGTGTGATGGGAATTTACAGCTTAGAGTAGGTGATGAGACTATTACCTTTGACCTTAGCACTTCGATGCAACATGATAATGTTGTATATTCTGTGGATGTTTTGGATAATATTGTGGAGTCTCAATTACATGAGATAttacttgatgatcctttgcaaGTGGCATTACAGgctgaggatgaggaggagttgtcaAACGAGGATGTGTTGGAACAACTTGCTTGTTGCTGGCTAGCGAGCCCAGCAG GTTGTGCCCAAGAAGGGAGGTATGATGGTGGTCAAGAATAA